Part of the Lates calcarifer isolate ASB-BC8 unplaced genomic scaffold, TLL_Latcal_v3 _unitig_1698_quiver_1937, whole genome shotgun sequence genome, TCGGTGCTCTGAGACAAACAGCTGTGAACACCCCTGATGTGAAACACCTGGGTGTTACAGACACACCTGGAaaacacctggaaaacacacacacacacactcagtaccTCTGGCCTTGTCTCTCTTGTTGCGTGTGAACAGTTTGATGGTGACGGGCGAGGACGAGGGTTGGTGGTTTGAATCCCTGGAGGCCGACCTGAAGATCCCACTGAAGctcagcctgacacacacacacacacacacacacagagtcattaCCCTCTTCCTcagccccctcccctccccctcctgtgTCCAGGTGTGTTTACCTGCGTGGAGACTTGGGCGGTGAGTCCTGCTGGGGGGGTCCAGTCTGGTAGGGGAAGATGGTCTTTGGGGAGCTGGGACTCACCCTGGGGGTGGAGGTCCTGGCCGGGGCGGAGCGGGGGCTGGAGGGGCGGCTGAACGGAGCCCGGTGGAAGAAGCTCCTGGTGGGGCTGGCAGAGTGGCACGCAggctccccctgctggacaccacagagacaaacactgaaaaaacactttcatcctgtgctgcattcagggaAAATGTGTGAAACTGAGTTGTCCTGCTGATCTGTCTAAATGTTCCTGTTTCCATGGCGACAGTGTGAAATCTAAAGACTGTCCTCCGTCAGAAAACATCAGGGTCACGTTCAAGGACAACAGACAGCGGAATAAAAACCagtgaagaagagaggagataaagaTGAAACCAGTTATTGACAGATGTTCTGAGGGTATGACAGCAGCATTAATGGAACAACTTTCAGTTcatccatgtgttttttttgttcgCAGCCTCGTCATCGTCTCTGACTCCTGAATCACACTTTATCAGAACCTGATCAGATCTATCAGCTGATCGATGACGTCATAATGAAACTTTTACCTTCCTGCTGCCGTCCTTCTCCGCTCGGCCTGGATCTCCCTCCAGGAAGGGCATCGCAAACAGACTCagctcctgcacacacacacacacacacacacacacacacacacacacacacacacacacacacacacacacagggaatttaaatttattatcaAACCATCGACTTCAGATTCTTCACAGGCTGAAGTTTCAAAATCtgcaaacaacagacaaaaaacacaacttccagtcctccagtctgtctgtctgtttaactgtctgtctgtctgtttaactgtctgtctgtctgataatTCAGAGGTGAATCAATGAAATAAACCCTGGagaactgagtgacagtcagagTTGACCTGGACACCGTCAGCCTTTTCTCAGGCCTCGGACTCTAAACTGCAGACTGCAGTGGAAACGTGCGGAGGTGGAGCCTCCTGCCCTGTGGCATCATGGGAAGGTTTGTGGGGTAAACACAGAGATTATCAGTCAAACATCTGCTGAGGCGACTGAAACCAAACGCCGTGAGACGATGAGACGGACGCCACCACTGTGCTTCATGTAAACCgacaacacactgactgatgattTTTCTAATCATTGATCAATCTGCTGATTATCTTCACAGTTAATCCTCTGGCTCTCTGACGTCGTCACACAGACTCCTCACTGGCTGTTCCCTGTGGACAGAgcctgtttacagtctttatgctaagctaagctaagctaagcagctgTGGGGTCAGTCTGAACGTTCGACTCTTGGGgagaaacagatggagacaTTTAGTTTAGGTGAAGCTAGaggtgagaggtcagaggtcagaggtcagggcgGGCTGAGTTAACCTTCCTGTGAGGCAGAGATCAGGGTTTAGTCACGCGCCTCCGTTTCTCACAGGAGTCTGAACATCTCTGGTTGCCATGGGAACCTGAAGGCTTGAATCTGGACCGAGTGTGtccgcccacacacacacacacacacacacacacacacacactctctctgacaggctgcagtgtgaagtcttttgtttctctgctgcaaCGTCGTGTTTCTCTTTAACTGGTTGATCCAGTCCTCACACtcatcactgtctctctgtgaggTGGACGAGGGACTGGACCCGACAGTCCACTGACATCTGACTGTTCCACTAATCTGACTTCATGTTGGCTCCTTAAATCCACCtttctccacttcctgtgaccgtcctttcacattaaaagccctctgcagagtcGTGGAATCATACTTTGCAGACACGTCAGGACCGACCAGCAGcctgtgttcagtgtgtgtcagaggtcGTTTGTCGAAGGTCGTTTGTGTCGTGATGTTCGTCAGCAGCTGCTgagtcacagagacacaacagcaCCGAGGCTCCGTCATGGCCGAGCGTCAGGACCTCACACAGCCTGTGGTTTAGAGACTAAATCCACTGTTTCAGCTGCGAATCAGAAAGAAtctgataaataaaacacacctgaaaacacaggtcacatgaccgTTTACTGGACGAGTGCCTGACGgcgtaaacaggaagtagatctACTCTGCAGAAAATACAAACGAGGAACAGCTCTGAAGAAACAAAGATGAGGTGGACGTCCAGACTAAAACCAACAAGCTCAGACCGGTCAGGACGGGACgggaggagccggggatcgaaccccTGACCCGCTGAACAACCAGACGTTAAAGAGGAGCAGAACCAACGAGCTGAAACCAGATCCagaccctaaccctaaatcTGATCAACGAGACAGAGGAGATGCTCTGAGGAGAGAGAACTGAAACTTTAGAACTCCGATGTTTCACTCACATCAAAGTACTAATACCACGATGTACTGCATTCAGACTTTACTGTGGTATCACCTCCATCCTCTTACAGACGCATTAAAGTCTTCATCAGTTAAAATGAGCTGGAGAGTAAAGTACAAATACCTCCaaactgtacttgagtaaaagtacttagtTACTAACGTAGTTACTGTGTTTAAACAGGCTCCACAACactgatctgctgctgtgttattGATCAGTTTGGTGatccataaataaaaacactgacctgtagtttcagctgttacagtgaaaacacacatttccacctgtaaaat contains:
- the LOC108890184 gene encoding 5'-AMP-activated protein kinase subunit gamma-2, producing MGSTAERREEEEERSCRRKKRRPLRLHMPELSLFAMPFLEGDPGRAEKDGSRKQGEPACHSASPTRSFFHRAPFSRPSSPRSAPARTSTPRVSPSSPKTIFPYQTGPPQQDSPPKSPRRLSFSGIFRSASRDSNHQPSSSPVTIKLFTRNKRDKARGTECVCVCFPGVFQ